Within Dehalococcoidia bacterium, the genomic segment GAGCATGGCCGATGGATTCGGCGAGCCCCATCAGGTTGGCGCGAACCCTCACTTCATGAGGCAGGTCCTCCACGATCTGGGATAACCCCAGGTCCAGCGCGTCCTTTACTGCCTTGCGAACTTGCCGGGGGTAAAGCCCGCTGGTGAGCGGATAGACCGGGACCAGCCTTCCGGTGTGGATCAGGTCGCCGGAGCGGATGAACTCATATTGCGGGGATTGAAAAACCTTCTGTCCCTTGAAGATATCCACCTTGCCGCTGAGGGCGATCTCTGTGTTGGGGGTGAGGCTTTTGGCCAGATACGGCTGGTTGAACCAGATGGCCCTCATTGTGCCGGTCTCGTCGCCGATGATGGCCTCCGTGCTTCGCATGCCCCGGAACGACTTTTTCTGGCTGGCTTGCCAGACTCTGGCGATGACTGTCTGCTCCACCCCGAGTTCCAGATCGGCGATCCGGCTTCTCTGGCTGTAGTCGATGTGCCGCCGGGGAAAGAAATAGAGCAGATCGCGAACAGTGCTCACACCCAGAGTGCTGAGCTTGTTGGCCAGCTTGGCGGTGACGCCTTTGATGGCAGTGATGGGGGAATCGAGTGAGACTGGCCCCTGACCAAGCGCTATCGCAGCCTTAGTCTTTTTGGGTGATTGGGGAGGGGGAGATGTTGGGGGCCTTGACGGCCTGGGAGGTCTCGATAAACGCTTTAGAGTGGACTTGACCCACTTTTCTCGCTGATCCGGCGTGAGGGCGTTGTACCTTGGGGAAGGGGGAGAGATGGATTCGTAGTCGGCCATTGAGAGTCGGGCCAGAAGCTTATCCAGTCCACCAGCCACAGCTGTATCCAGATACCCTTTGGACGCTTCGAACTCCAGGATTTTCCGCAGTTGCTCAGTATTCAATACCTTCTGCCTCACCCCCGTCTCTTTGATGCCAGAGGGGGAAGAGAAGAGATTCCAGGGAATAGTCCCCTTAACTGAGTTGATTTTATCAGATGCAGGGGGTGAAGGCATATAAGAAGGATCAAAATAGAGGCTGAAAACGAAACTGAACAGGCTTCAATTCGATAGGAGGCTGGGTGGCTCAGTTCCTTCCCGCTATACGCGTTCCCACGCATCGGACTCGGCGTCAAAGGCTCGCTTCAAGGCATCATCGATCTCTTTGGCGCCGCAGGGTTTGTTCAAGTAAGCGAAGGCTCCGAGATCAATCGCTGTACATTCCGTCCGCATCTCGCTGTCAATCACAGCCGTCAACATGATCACGATGGCGTTGGGATACATGCTTTTGATGATGCGCAGGACTTCCAATCCGTTCATCCGGGGCATTCGGATATCCAGAACATAGGCATCAAACTCCCGGCGTTTGGCGCATTCGATTGCCTCTTCGCCGCATGACGCGGTGACCACATCATAGCCTCGCTTTGTCAGACCTCGATTGGCAACCTCCCGAATTATAGCCTCATCGTCAACCAGCAGGAGCGACCTCTTGGGTGGAGCCGCTGGCATTTGCTGATAGGCTCTCTCTATGGTATCCTCCACATCTTTCAGCGAACACGGCTTGTTCAAAAAGGCAAAGGCCCCCAGTTCAATCGTCTTTGCCTTCAAATGGTTTTGCTCACCATCCTGCGCGGTCAGTATGATCGCCATCGCGTCAGGACACAGATGCCTGATCTCAGTCAGCAGTTCCAATCCGTCCATTCCCGGCATTCTGATATCTAAGAGATACGCATCGAATTTTTCTTCTCTGGCCATAGTTATGGCTTCATCGCCGCATGATGCCAACAGCACTTCATACCCTCGCTTTCTAAAGGTTCGGGCGATGACGTCCCGCACCGCAGCCTCATCATCTACAACCAGCATGGTCCTTTTTGTCGGAACTGCAGCCACTGTATAACTCCAACAAGTAGTTCACAAGTACAGCACAGCGCTCAGAACTCACTTCCCTCAGATGCCGCACACTCATCAGCTCTCAGGCTGCCGATGAGCCTCTTTGCCATTTCAACAACGTTGGCCGCTTTGAAGGGTTTCATCAGATAAGCGAATGCCTCGTGCCTGAAGGCTTTGTTCTGCGACTCGATATCCGACACGGCAGTCAGCATCACGACAGGAATATCGGGATGCTGGGTATGCATGATCGACAACACATCCAGCCCGGATATCTCCGGCATGAGAATATCCAGAAACAAAAGGTCGAAATGGCTTTGGGATATTCTCTCCAGGGCATCAAACCCATTTCCCACTGCGACAACGTCAAATCCCTCCCTCGTTAACGACCGAGTCATTATCTCCCGAATCGATTTCTCGTCATCGACCACGAGGATTGACCCGGTACTCGTGTCTCTGTCTCTCATTTGCGCCTCCCGGCTTGTTCAAGTTCGGGCTCAACCCTCGACGAAGCGGCAACCAGAGGCAGATCAATGGTGAAGATCGCCCCATTCCCAGGAACGCTTTCTGCGCGTATTTCTCCGCCATGTTCCTTGATGATCCCATAGCAAATACTGAGACCCAAGCCGGTTCCCTTGCCCACGTCCTTGGTGGTGAAGAACGGCTCGAATATCCGGTCGATAACCTCGCAGGGTATGCCCGGCCCGTCGTCGGCAAAGGCGATTCTGATGTGTCCATCGAATGCCTGGGTGCTGATGGTCAGTGCGCCCTTCTTATGATCTTCCTTCATGGCATCATAAGCATTGTTGATCAAATTCAAGAACACCTGTTGCAGTTGATTGCCGTCGGCCATGGCGTCAGGGAGGCCGGGATCGAAATGGCAAACGATTTCGATGTTGCCCATGGCCAGATCATGGGCGCGCAATTTGATCGTATCCTCAATCGTCCGGTTCACGGAGACGGCCGCCTTATTAGATTCGTACTTCCGCGCAAACGAAAGTAGATTCCGAACGATCTCAATGACCCGTTGAGTCTGTTTTTGGATGATCTGGAAGTCTTCTCGGGAGTCTTCATCCTCGGCCTCTTCCACCAGCAATTGCGATATGGCGTAGATGGCTGTCAAGGGATTGTTGATTTCATGCGCCACTCCCGCGACCGTCTCCAGTACCACCCGAATTTCGCCGTTCTTGCGGATGCTGCGGTATTCGTAGGCCGAACCGGACTGCCCCTTTAGCATCTTGATAGCGTTCTCCCGGACTACCG encodes:
- a CDS encoding response regulator; translation: MRDRDTSTGSILVVDDEKSIREIMTRSLTREGFDVVAVGNGFDALERISQSHFDLLFLDILMPEISGLDVLSIMHTQHPDIPVVMLTAVSDIESQNKAFRHEAFAYLMKPFKAANVVEMAKRLIGSLRADECAASEGSEF
- a CDS encoding ATP-binding protein; this translates as MLSTLDKTSQCDTLRVTDPPLLHIRLVSDLSKSGESDTEDRAVVRENAIKMLKGQSGSAYEYRSIRKNGEIRVVLETVAGVAHEINNPLTAIYAISQLLVEEAEDEDSREDFQIIQKQTQRVIEIVRNLLSFARKYESNKAAVSVNRTIEDTIKLRAHDLAMGNIEIVCHFDPGLPDAMADGNQLQQVFLNLINNAYDAMKEDHKKGALTISTQAFDGHIRIAFADDGPGIPCEVIDRIFEPFFTTKDVGKGTGLGLSICYGIIKEHGGEIRAESVPGNGAIFTIDLPLVAASSRVEPELEQAGRRK
- a CDS encoding response regulator — its product is MAAVPTKRTMLVVDDEAAVRDVIARTFRKRGYEVLLASCGDEAITMAREEKFDAYLLDIRMPGMDGLELLTEIRHLCPDAMAIILTAQDGEQNHLKAKTIELGAFAFLNKPCSLKDVEDTIERAYQQMPAAPPKRSLLLVDDEAIIREVANRGLTKRGYDVVTASCGEEAIECAKRREFDAYVLDIRMPRMNGLEVLRIIKSMYPNAIVIMLTAVIDSEMRTECTAIDLGAFAYLNKPCGAKEIDDALKRAFDAESDAWERV